One segment of Manduca sexta isolate Smith_Timp_Sample1 chromosome 27, JHU_Msex_v1.0, whole genome shotgun sequence DNA contains the following:
- the LOC119190901 gene encoding chondroitin sulfate proteoglycan 4-like, translating into MARGQIVHTLRVNDGQWHKLHLLFNPSLIELSVDNVAMSTRIESGGTRYLELSDSFYLGGIESEKRQRAFAKGIKAADSSIMGCIKPIEVDDKIFGLPNAVVTYGVSPKCVWWYPCHASPGNPPCVPQAVCAQHGVDHFTCKCDTDLCINPDYSEKYKVFSKSSSELELVALYPLTVQEGGVAVITTQNIDVVLDHHKYGVRPSGVVLHVTQSPQHGRIAVDLSLQRNSPQYNYIEGEGKSKQFFTLLDLSRDKVRYVHDGSENHHDAIVLDMELIQETKFTLPSYLQGRNTFVLHVNVTPVNDPPVLNLLPGKVLRLTQGTRKVITSDILRAEDPDTLPEDLLYTVLHGKNEINR; encoded by the exons ATGGCCCGAGGACAGATCGTGCACACGCTGCGAGTGAACGACGGACAATGGCACAAACTGCACTTGCTCTTTAATCCGTCTTTGATTGAG CTATCAGTTGATAACGTGGCGATGAGCACGCGCATCGAAAGCGGCGGCACTAGGTACCTCGAATTGTCTGATTCTTTCTATCTCGGCGGCATTGAGAGCGAGAAGAGGCAGAGGGCTTTTGCTAAAGGGATTAAAGCTGCCGACTCTAGTATAATG GGATGCATAAAACCTATAGAGGTTGACGACAAGATCTTTGGATTACCCAACGCCGTGGTAACATACGGTGTGAGTCCAAAATGTGTGTGGTGGTATCCGTGTCATGCCAGCCCTGGGAATCCCCCGTGCGTACCTCAAGCGGTGTGCGCCCAACACGGTGTCGACCACTTCACTTGCAAATGTGATACCGACTTGTGTATCAACCCGGACTACAGCGAGAAATATAAG GTATTCTCAAAATCAAGCAGCGAGTTGGAGTTGGTAGCGTTGTATCCCTTAACGGTACAAGAAGGTGGGGTTGCTGTGATTACTACACAGAACATTGACGTGGTGTTAGACCATCATAAGTATGGCGTCCGGCCGTCTGGAGTGGTCTTGCATGTGACTCAGTCCCCTCAGCATGGACGCATAGCAGTTGACCTGTCGCTGCAGAGAAACTCACCACAATACAACTATATTGAAGGAGAGGGGAAATCCAAGCAGTTCTTTACGTTGCTGGATCTGTCTAGGGATAAG gTACGTTATGTCCACGACGGGTCAGAAAACCACCACGACGCCATAGTCCTCGACATGGAGCTGATTCAAGAGACAAAGTTCACACTACCGAGCTACCTCCAAGGTCGGAACACCTTCGTACTCCACGTAAATGTGACGCCTGTGAATGACCCACCTGTGCTGAATCTGTTGCCAGGGAAAGTTCTGAGGCTCACTCAG GGTACACGTAAAGTGATCACCTCGGATATACTGAGGGCAGAAGATCCCGACACGCTACCCGAGGACCTGTTGTATACAGTGTTGCACGGAAAGAACGAAATCAATAGGTAA